AGGTCCGGGAGTCCATGCAGAAGGTGACCGCCTCCGAGGTGCCGACTCCGGACAAGAAAAAGGCTCAGAAGCGTCTGGAGTGTGGTTATTATTTGGCCTGCCAGTGGCGCCTCTATCAGGGTACTGCTCCTCGCGAGCTGGTAGGCGTGCTGCGCCGCTCGATCCTTGCACCCAATCCGCTGCAACGTGAGCGGAGCGATGGGCTGGTTCGTCTGCTCACCAGCCAGCCGTTCGGGGATGTGCCGGGCCTGACCTGGCTGCTGGATGATCAGGCGCGTATGGTTCAGCAAGCTGATGCTCGGGCTGATCAGCTTGAGCGCGAAATGCGCCAGTTGGCCGCAGCCAAGAGCCAGGCCGAAGAGCAGCTGAAAGCATGCGAGGCTGAGCTTGCCGACAAAACTGTCCGGTTAGATGAGCTCCAGGCGCAACTGGGTGTTGCTCAAGAGCAGTCGCGCATCCAGGAAGTGCACTCCAATGATGACCTGTCGCGTTTGCGTGGGCAGGTTCTGCGTGTGCTGAATAGCGAGATGCCAATCCTTCAGGATGTTCTTATTGCGCTGGATCGGGAGCCGCCCAAGGTGACTGTCGCCCGTGAGTACCTGGGGAGCGTGGTCGAGAAGTTGAACAAGGAAATCAGTCGGATCAAGGACAGGTAAACATGGCCATCTATGGGTTTGATTTTGGCACGACCAACAGCCTGATCTCTGTGGTCGAGGGTGACCGCTGCATTGCTTACGTGGATGAGGATCATGGCGGTTCACCTCATCCATCGGTGGTGTGCTATGACGGCGACGAAGTGGTCGTCGGGCACGAAGCCAAAAGTCGGCTGTCTAGCTCCGGGCTTGGGGTGATCGGCAACGTGGTGCGCTCACCGAAAACCCTGCTCGGTAAGCATTCGGTGCATGTGGATGGCGTGAGTCGTAGCCCTCGACAGATGGTGGCCGACATCGTCCGCTATGTGGCCGGACATGCCCGGGATGAGCGGCCGGGGGATTACAGCCGGGCGGTGGTGACTATTCCGGTCGACATGAGTGGTGAACGCCGTCGTGACTTGCGCGAAGCCTTTCGCCTGGCGGGTGTAACCATCGATCAGTTCGTCCATGAACCACTAGCGGCACTATACGGACATCTCCGCGGTCTGCCCGACTTTGCCAGCGAAATCCGTCGCCTGGATCGCCAGTACATGCTGGTGTTCGACTGGGGGGGCGGTACACTCGACCTGACCCTGTGCCAACTGGTCGATGGCTATCTGGTGCAGATCGCCAATCATGGCTGCGGTCATTTGGGCGGTGATGTGATCGATGAGTCGATTATGCATGAGGTGGTGCGCCGTCACTGTGCCCAGCATGCGGCTCTTGAAGGTGTAGATGTTGCGGCAGATGCCCAGAAAAAGCTGCTGGCGCGTGCAGAGAGGGCCAAGATCGATCTGTCGAGCCTGAGCCAGGCGCAGATCTACGTGCCTGATTACTTCCGTACTAACCAGGCTGGCCTTGATCCCGACCTTGTCTATCAGCTGTCTCGCGAGGTGCTGGAGGAAATCGTCAGCGGCAAGCTGGCCGAGGGGCTAGAAATGATCGGCAGCTTGTTGGGCTCGGTTGGGTTCGAGGCCTCAGATATCAGCCTGTGTCTGGCCACTGGCGGTATGGTAAACATGCCGCTGATTAAGACTCGTCTGATGGAAATGTTCGGGCCGCAGCGGCTGTGTGTATCGGAAGAGGGGCAACTGATCATTTCCAAGGGCGCCGCCTGGATTGCCCATGACCGGGCTGATCTGCTGCTGGCCAAGAACATCGAGCTGGCACTGGCGCGTGATACCCGTCACGTTGCGATCAAGGCGGGCTCGGTGATGCCCCGCGAAGGTGCGATTCAGCAAGCCGAACGACTCAATCTTTACTGCACCGATCCTCGTGATGGCGTGGCGAAGATCCAGCTGGAAGTGCCTGCCCGCCGGCATGGCCGGCATGTACAGGCCAGTGATCCGCGCAACAATCTTGCCAGTCTCAGCGTCAAGGTGGATGAGCGGAGCGGTCGTTTATTCGAGCGTGTTGAGCTGGATATGCGGGTGGATGAGAACCTGATTCTGCAGGTCGAGGCGTGCTCGACTGTTGTTAATGATCAGGATGCAACCGAAATCCATAACCTGGAGTTCGGACTGAGTCTTGGAGGACTGGGGGGTATTGTGCAGCCGGGGGACCCAGCACTAAAAAAGCCTGAAGGCCGGAGATTCTGCAACCTTAAGGGGGCGCTGTTACTTCGGTCGAATCTGGCTCTGCGTGAGGACAAGTCCCTAGTGCCCGGTGAATATCTGCATGAAGTGCAGAAAATGACACCCTACACCTTGGATGAACTCACGCCATTGCAGGTACGGGAGAAGCTCTACTACACCCCCTGTAGCGGCTGTGGGCGGCGGAGCAATGATCCCTTGTGCCAGTGTGCTTCTGGCACGACCGGCAATATCCGCCGAGTAGCATTCGATTTCTGATTGGGCGCCCTCTAGCTGTTCGAGTGCATGATCTGGTCTGCTATATGTGTTGACACTAGATGTCCAACTTTTTTGAGGCAGGAGTCCGTAGGCTTCACGATGGAAATGCGACTTTTCCCCGCACTGATCTTGTTTCTAGGCTCTTATTTTCCGTTGAGCCTGATTCTGTTGATTCAAGATGTCAAAGAGACTTCATGGAAGGCTCCTCTATGCAATATAACGGAAATATCCTCCTGTTCTCTTCCTGAGCTTGCAAATCCTGAGCGGGCGCTTGGCCTGCTCGGGATTTGCGCTATAAGTCTTGTTATCTTCATGGTTCTGATGAAGAACCTTTCAGGTTACTCAAGACTTGAGGTTGTCGACTCTAAGTCAATTCCAAATGATCTAATTAACTACGTGTTCCCCTACGTCGTTTCTTTCATGGGGCTCGACTTGGGAGTTGACGGGAAATTTTTCGGATTTTTGCTATTTATTGCGCTGATGTTTGTTATTACTTATCGTTCAGGGCAAATTCTAATGAATCCCTTCTTGTTGGTCGCTGGTTGGCAGTTGTATGAGCTCAACATCGTGACTGAGGGGCATAAACGCTGTGTGAAGGCACTATCGACGGAGCAGGTTAAGTCAGGCGATCATCTTGAGTCCTGCTTGGTACATGGAATTTACGTTTTGCATCGGGGGGAGAAATGACTGTAGAACAAGATCTGCAAGCCTTTGGGGGCTTCGATATCACTCAGGCCAATGCGTCGCTATGGGTATTCAAAAAGCGACCTACGACGGGGCAAATGAATCCTTTTACAGCCGTTTCGGTTGTGATGAGCGATGCCTTGAGGAATCAATTAAAAGAGCTTGCGACGAATTATCAAACCAGCTACACAGTCGCCGAAGAGTACAATTTGCTCAGCCAGCCGAGCGAAGGTGGTTTCCTTGCGGTCTCACGCGAAAAAACTCTTTTTCCCAGTCTCCAAGGGCTGATTGACCAGCCCTTGGAGGAATGCTTGGTAAAGAACGTGAAGCAGCTAAATAACGCTGCCGGCTACGTCCTTCGTCTTCGCCTCGGTGAATCGGTTATTTATTGTGTCAAGAAGGCAAGTGCCGATTGGGGAACCAGAAAGAAGAAGGGGATGATGAATATCTTCTTCACTGAGGCTGGCCTTGATATCATGGAAAACCCGTCATTCAGTATTTCCAGGAGTTTCGACTTCTTCGTTGCCGGTGACAGCGTTTTCATGAGTAGTAAGCCCGCGTTTGAATCGCTCCTTAATCATAAGGACACTTACGAAGAAGCATATTCAGCCCTCAAGCAAGAGCCCGGATTTTCCGCCGCCATCGCCGATTTTGCCGTATTTGATGCATTTATAGGCAAGAATGCTACGCACTTGCGTCGTATGGCGGTGATCAAAGCTCGGGGTTACTATCAAAACCCCGATTACATGACCCGTCTTCGTGAGATCAACGGGCTGCGGGAGTGGGGTATCCAGTTTGATGATCAGGGGCGGATCGTCGCTACCCCAGAAAAAATGCGCGACATCTTGCACGTCCTGCTGGATCATCGTCTGCGCTCAGAGCTGTCTGATAATCAGTATGACGTGCCATCGACTACACCTGTTGGTCAATAGGTAGGCGCAAATATAACTCAATTGGCAAAATCTTTAGGTAGCAATGTCTGTGCTGATTGAAAGCTGACCTACCGCTGCCAGCGGCCTGATAGGGGGGGGATTAAATTTTGAGCAGTGTAGGGGCGGTGTGAGTGTCCGCCAAATTTATGGTTTTGAATCGTTCATTGTTGGATTTCAGGCGGCTAAGTGACAGCGGAGTTGGCAATGCAACCCGCTGCTCCCCCGTCCTTCTACTCCCCGAAGTCGAGCGAGGGTCACGCCAGGTCATGCGTAACGGGGGCACCGCGCATGGCTGGAACAATCCGGGTGGTCACGTCAGGCTGATGGCATCCAAGTACAGCTTCACGGTGACCAGGGCAAGCCCTGGCCAATAACTCATTGATCACTGGTAAGCCAGCGCGGTTGTTCGACCAGTTGGCCGAGGCGCTGGCAGCTGATAATCAAGATGGCTCTTGCGGCGTCTGGCCTGGTCTAGAATCGTGGTCAGCGGAAAACTGTTTGGGGTGGCCGATCTGCCGATGTTTGTTGGTCGTATTTGCATAGTATTCCGATGATTTAATTCCGGAATTGTTGAACTGGATAAATTCACGGCTTGGCTGTTAAAAAACACGCTGTAATCACTGCGTGGCCGAGAGCATAACCCGCGGTACGGGTATTATGTTTTACTAGCTCTTTCTACCCGTAGGGTTCGGGCGTTTCTGACATCGAGTGAGCACAGCCTGAACTATCATGAAGGACTCACTAGTCTGTTCAATCTGAGTCTGCACATCGACCTGAGTGTCCAGGTGAGGTGATCAGGTAGTCATACGAGGCAATGGTAAATAATTCCACATGATGACGTATGGGTATGAACCTCAATCAGGAGTCATAACCATGTTTCGTAATTTCGACAACACCAGCCACCTTCCACTCCGTCATCCCGCCAATACCAACCTCCATCTGTACTACGACGACACCTTTGAAGGCTTCCGCTTGATGCGCGACAAGGGGCCTTTCATCCAGGAGTATCTGTCTCGTCTCAAGCACACAGTTGAGTTGGCATTGGCCCAGTACCCAAGGGTCATGGCATTCAGGGTGGACCTACATTTACCAGGGGATCTAGATCCGTCTGACTGCGCAGACACCAACAAGATCATCAGCAGATTCATCGAGTCTTTCAACGCAAAGATCCAGTACCACCGTAGCCAGCTACGTGAACAAAAGAAGGACGCTCGTGATTGCAAGGTTCGCTACGTCTGGGCGCGAGAAGTCGGGTGGGCTAGGAAGCCGCATTACCACCTGGTATTTTTTCTTAATCGTGATGCCTACTACTCCGTAGGGAAGTTGCAATCGCTAAATAGAAATATGATCTCCCGTTTACAGGAGGCCTGGGCCAGCGCCTTGAGATTGCCAGTCTGGCTGGTCGAAGAGCTGGTGCATATCCCTGATAATACGACGTATCGGATAGATCGAGTTCCCCGTGAGCGAAAGGTGGCCGGAAGTGATCGCAAGGTTCTGGTGGATGAACTGCCTGAGCTGTTCTATCGGGTCAGCTACCTGTGCAAGGTGGCGACGAAGTCCTACGGGGATCGCCAGCGAGGGTTCGATACCAGTAGAGGATAATGCCAATAGGCGCTTGCAGGGCGGGCGCGGTCGTGGTCTTGGAAAAAAAATGGGGAGGCGTACGCCGACGCCTCCACTTGTTCTCTGCTCAATGAGATGATTGGGGCTTAATCGGCCCACTATGGATTAGGGTTGTTACTGTAGTAAGTAGCCGATGGGTTGGTCATCCTTATCAAAGCAGAGGATGGTTTCACAGTAGCCGCCGATCTGATCGATGTTTGATTCAGCAACATCGGGAAGCCACCTGCCCAGTTCGGCAATCGGGACCCTTTTCTCGTTGATGTAGCACTCGTCATCCATGCGCGGATTGCACCAGGCACTCTTCACGTCTGGCCATTCAGTCTGAGCAGGCTCAGCAGCCTGATGAGCTACGTTTCGGCTACTCCCTTTCTGTTCTTGCCAGGCTGCATAGCCGCCTTCATAGCGTCCATCGAACGTGCCAACAAGTCGGTCATCAGGTACGCCAATATCCAGGTAGAACTGGTACAGGAGAGATCCCGCCTCGGCATACGACACCTGACGAGAGGTGTCGACGCGGTAGGCCACCGGCTTGCCGTCGGTGCTGGTGCTGATGCGGTACCAGATCGACAGTGCGAAGAAGACATCCTGATTCCATTCACCGACGATGGTGGTGTTTGTCCGGCACTTGCCGCGCAGGCACGTACCGCTTATCTGGTTGACATAACGCACATCCTGCTGGCGCTGGGCATCCCAAATGAGCACCTCGCGGGAAGTCTCCAACCAGGTGCACTTGATCATGGGCTGCCCATTGAAGGCTTTCTTGGTGATGCAGGGAATAGCTTCAGGGAGTCCAGCGGTGGAAGTCTCGGCCGGGTAAGCGATACCGCCCCAGGCGTAATGGTCCACGAGGCTCTTGGCCTGGGCTGCGGTGCAAAAAGTGAGCAGCAGAATGCTGAGTATCCGTTTCATGGAGTGGCTCCAGTGTGTTGTTTCTGTCGAGGTCGAAATAAGGTCTGGCCGTTAAACGGCTGGTAATGGACAAGCAAACCCCGCGGTGTCGCGGGGCTCACGGGGGCTGAGAACTACTTTTTGTAGATAACCCGGAGTCGCTGATTCACGTAGTCCTTCAGGATTTCGTAGTCAGGGTTGTAGGTGGCCAGGGTGTGCCCCAGGCCTGCGGCTATACCGAGCGTTGCCGCAGTCAGCGTTACCGGCGTTGACAGAACGCCGAATGCCACACCAAGGGCGCCGCCCTGTACCGCAGCACTTTTCACGTCGCTTCTGACCCGGCATTTCAGCCCCTGGCTTTCAATCTTGGTTTCGACCAGTTTGATGCCGGCCATGAAGTTGCCCCTGAGGCCATTGATCTCGAAGGACGCCCTGTTTCGCACGAGGCTGTCGATCTGAGCTTCGTTCAGTCCGGTGATGACGTACATGCTGTTTGTGCTCCCTGCTTGGGGGGATGGTCTGAGGAAAAGTCGAATATCGACCTTTAGGGTTGAGTCTCGGTTTGTGAGGTCCTTCATGTCAACGGGTTGATGCTCAACCATCCAGGTCGATCTGGAGGGTGGCATGTCAAAAACCGATTCGAAGCAGCTGGCGGAAGTCGTGGGCCAGGCGATTGCTCGCCAGCGAGTGCGCCGCAAGCTGAGTCAGGAGCAGGTCGCGGAGCGATTGGGGGTCGGTAGTGAGGCCGTATCACGCATCGAGCGTGGCGTCGTGATGCCCAACGTCGAGCGACTGGTAGAACTGGCAGCGATCTTTGGCTGCGAGACGGCCGACCTGCTGACCGAGGGCAGCTCTCGACCGGAAGACCAGGCACGCCGGCTGCAGGGGCTGCTGTCCACCCTGAAGGCGGCCGACCGGGTGCTAGTGCTGGAGGTAGTGGAGCGTTTGGTGGAGCGCCTCAACCGGGGCTAAGGCCCTCCTTACTTTCTGTTGTCTCGTCGAACAAAGCACCGCAGCGTAGGCACAGGCAGTCGAAGCCGGTGAAGTGAAACCGCACGACATCCTCTGCCGCCTTCCGCGCCTCCGGGTACGCAGGTGCGACCGCCGCCAGTCCGCTGAGAAGAGCGGTGTGGCCGCTCCCCTCATGTGGGCGCTGAGCGCCCTTGATTGCGCCATTGAACAGCCCGACCAGCAGGGTCAGCCCTTTGGCTGCGTCCCGTGTCAGTACGGCGCTGGAGTCGCAGATCAAACACTGTCTGTTCATCGTCATGCTCCCTATTGAATTGAGGCGGCCAGTACAGGCCTGGCGGCTCGGGGTAGTGATTAGTTCGGTGGTGCAGTGGTGGACTCTGCCGCGGCTGTTCCGGGTGCCAACGCCTTCACGAGGCGGCAGAAAATCCAGCACGCCAGCAGTACGGCGATCAGCAGGGGCGGAAAGCGCACTATCAGAAGCACCAGCAGCAGAAGGGCCAGGCAGCCCGCGAGGATGCCGGCGAACATGAACACGGCAGCAAAGATCCGCAGTAGCTTCATCGTCGTGTTCTCCTCACAGGTAGCCCTGTTCCGCCAGCGATACGCAGCCCTCGTGGCCCACCACGATGTGGTCCAGGGTTCGTACCCCGACCAGGTTCAGGGCCTCCCGCAGCTTGTGGGTCAGGGTGAGATCTGATTGGCTGGGTTCCGGATCACCGGAAGGGTGGTTGTGGACCAGCACGGTTGCTGCGGCGTTGTGCTCCAGGGCAGCCTTGACGACTTCCCGGGGATAGACGCTGGCGCTGTCCAGGGTGCCCCGGAACAGTTCGTGAAAGACGATCACCCGGTGCCGGCTGTCGAGCAGGAGCAGGGCGAATACCTCATGCTCGTAATCGCCCAGCAGCGCCTGCAGGTGGCTGAACACTTCCTTCGGTGAGGTCAGTGCTCTTCCCCGGCGTAGACGCAGATTCGCCAACTGCCGGGCCATCAGCAGGATGTCGGTTTCGGTGACCGGCGACTCGACCAGGTAGGTGCCGGTCGATTCACTGGCCTTCAGCTTGTGCAGGCGCATGCTGGGCTCCTTGATGGTGATCGGTTGGTGGGGTGTGGCGCTGGGCTTGTGCGTCCAGCTTCTCGGCCAGACTGGCTTTCGCAGAGCGCTGGGGAGTGTTGGTGGCTGGAGATGGGCTTTCCTCGGCGGGGTAGAACTCCTCGGCGACGGCGCCCGCGTCTTCCTCGCTGTCCTCGAAGGCGCCATTGCCAAAGCCACGCTGCGCCGCTTCATCCAAGGCGGCCTGATCGAAGCCCGCGGCTTGTCGCTGCGCATCGAGCTCGTTGGCGGCCTGCAGCGCCTCCGTCATCTCCATACCGCCGCGTACCGTCAGGTCGACGTAGAAAATCGGCGTGCCATGGCTTTGCCGAGTGGACTTTCCGCGTAGGCGCAGCTCCAGCGGCAGGCACGCCAGGCGGTTGCCCGAGATGGCCTGGAAGTAGTGCAGCCGGGCGGCGAGGGTGCGGATGCTGTTGAAACCGGTGGTACGGAACACAAAGCTACCCAGCGGATCGTCATCGCCAATGACCACGTTCAGCCGACCGTAGGGCTTGCAGGCATTGCCTTTGGCCAACGAGCAGGCATCCGGCGAAGGGCAGGGCAGCGACTGCATGCCATCCGGGGTGACGCGCTTGCAGGTCTCGCCATTGCCCACGCACAGCGGCCGTCCGGACTGCCGGTCGAACAAGGTGTAGTCGGCGCGAAAATTCAGCTCCGGCTCGTTGAACAGCAGGCGTACCGGGATGCTACGCAGCTTGTCGTCCTTGCCTTGGCGCAGCTCGTCGTTGAGCGGATGCAGCAGCCAGCCGTCCTTGCCTTGTACCTGGGAGGTGATGGTGAATTGGTCATCCTTTTCCGGCAGGCGCTTGCCGTTCTTCTCGACGACCTTGCCTATCGAGATGCGTCCGAGCACGGGCGGGGTGAGTGCGAGACCTTTGAGCATGGTGGTTCTCCTGGAAATGAAAAAAGGCCAGCCACGCAGCGCGAGCTGAATGGCTGGCCAAGGGGAGGGAAGGGTGAAAGAGACGGAAATCAGCCGACCAGGAAACGCCGTGCACCGGGTTTCAGCAGCGGGTATTTGGCCTGCAGGTAGGGCTTGTCCTGGAGCAGCTGAGCGACATCGAGACCGATGCTGTCCTTGGCCTTGCGCCAGGAGACGTAGCCGCTGGAGAACTCCGCTCGGCCGGCATCGCCCATGGCCTGCTGCAGCATCTGCTTGAGCTCGGCCTCGCGCTTCTCCTTGTCGGCAATCGACTGGCGCACGGCCTTGAGTTCAATGAAGGCAGCGGCCAGTCCGGCATGGCCGCTGAAGTCGACGACCTGGCCGTTGTCCTCGGGGTAGAGGCAGCGCAGGGCCGCGTCAGCGGAAGCCGTGCCATCGGCCGGCGGTGGCGTGTCGGTTTCCACGTAGTGCCAGAACTTGCGCTCCAGCTCGATCAGGCGAGCGATCATCTGCTCGTCCCGCTCGATACGGTGGATCTCCAGCGTCTGGCCACCGAGCAACACCGCGACATCCGCTGCCTGCTTGCCGGTGACGGCGAGCTGGTGCATTACCTGTAGCTG
This genomic window from Pseudomonas furukawaii contains:
- a CDS encoding Hsp70 family protein, encoding MAIYGFDFGTTNSLISVVEGDRCIAYVDEDHGGSPHPSVVCYDGDEVVVGHEAKSRLSSSGLGVIGNVVRSPKTLLGKHSVHVDGVSRSPRQMVADIVRYVAGHARDERPGDYSRAVVTIPVDMSGERRRDLREAFRLAGVTIDQFVHEPLAALYGHLRGLPDFASEIRRLDRQYMLVFDWGGGTLDLTLCQLVDGYLVQIANHGCGHLGGDVIDESIMHEVVRRHCAQHAALEGVDVAADAQKKLLARAERAKIDLSSLSQAQIYVPDYFRTNQAGLDPDLVYQLSREVLEEIVSGKLAEGLEMIGSLLGSVGFEASDISLCLATGGMVNMPLIKTRLMEMFGPQRLCVSEEGQLIISKGAAWIAHDRADLLLAKNIELALARDTRHVAIKAGSVMPREGAIQQAERLNLYCTDPRDGVAKIQLEVPARRHGRHVQASDPRNNLASLSVKVDERSGRLFERVELDMRVDENLILQVEACSTVVNDQDATEIHNLEFGLSLGGLGGIVQPGDPALKKPEGRRFCNLKGALLLRSNLALREDKSLVPGEYLHEVQKMTPYTLDELTPLQVREKLYYTPCSGCGRRSNDPLCQCASGTTGNIRRVAFDF
- a CDS encoding Kiwa anti-phage protein KwaB-like domain-containing protein; amino-acid sequence: MTVEQDLQAFGGFDITQANASLWVFKKRPTTGQMNPFTAVSVVMSDALRNQLKELATNYQTSYTVAEEYNLLSQPSEGGFLAVSREKTLFPSLQGLIDQPLEECLVKNVKQLNNAAGYVLRLRLGESVIYCVKKASADWGTRKKKGMMNIFFTEAGLDIMENPSFSISRSFDFFVAGDSVFMSSKPAFESLLNHKDTYEEAYSALKQEPGFSAAIADFAVFDAFIGKNATHLRRMAVIKARGYYQNPDYMTRLREINGLREWGIQFDDQGRIVATPEKMRDILHVLLDHRLRSELSDNQYDVPSTTPVGQ
- a CDS encoding inovirus Gp2 family protein, whose protein sequence is MFRNFDNTSHLPLRHPANTNLHLYYDDTFEGFRLMRDKGPFIQEYLSRLKHTVELALAQYPRVMAFRVDLHLPGDLDPSDCADTNKIISRFIESFNAKIQYHRSQLREQKKDARDCKVRYVWAREVGWARKPHYHLVFFLNRDAYYSVGKLQSLNRNMISRLQEAWASALRLPVWLVEELVHIPDNTTYRIDRVPRERKVAGSDRKVLVDELPELFYRVSYLCKVATKSYGDRQRGFDTSRG
- a CDS encoding helix-turn-helix domain-containing protein, yielding MSKTDSKQLAEVVGQAIARQRVRRKLSQEQVAERLGVGSEAVSRIERGVVMPNVERLVELAAIFGCETADLLTEGSSRPEDQARRLQGLLSTLKAADRVLVLEVVERLVERLNRG
- the radC gene encoding RadC family protein, with translation MRLHKLKASESTGTYLVESPVTETDILLMARQLANLRLRRGRALTSPKEVFSHLQALLGDYEHEVFALLLLDSRHRVIVFHELFRGTLDSASVYPREVVKAALEHNAAATVLVHNHPSGDPEPSQSDLTLTHKLREALNLVGVRTLDHIVVGHEGCVSLAEQGYL
- a CDS encoding recombination directionality factor, which encodes MLKGLALTPPVLGRISIGKVVEKNGKRLPEKDDQFTITSQVQGKDGWLLHPLNDELRQGKDDKLRSIPVRLLFNEPELNFRADYTLFDRQSGRPLCVGNGETCKRVTPDGMQSLPCPSPDACSLAKGNACKPYGRLNVVIGDDDPLGSFVFRTTGFNSIRTLAARLHYFQAISGNRLACLPLELRLRGKSTRQSHGTPIFYVDLTVRGGMEMTEALQAANELDAQRQAAGFDQAALDEAAQRGFGNGAFEDSEEDAGAVAEEFYPAEESPSPATNTPQRSAKASLAEKLDAQAQRHTPPTDHHQGAQHAPAQAEGQ
- a CDS encoding YqaJ viral recombinase family nuclease; its protein translation is MKATSLNGSTSKKRPALRLVSTKELPREDWLQIRKQGIGSSDAAAAVGLNPYKSQLELWLEKTGRDAGMPKADPHDEESPMYWGNVLEPIVAWHYSKRTKNKVRRINAVLQHPDPELPWMLANIDREVIGADDVQILECKSAGINGARLWKEGVPEYVQLQVMHQLAVTGKQAADVAVLLGGQTLEIHRIERDEQMIARLIELERKFWHYVETDTPPPADGTASADAALRCLYPEDNGQVVDFSGHAGLAAAFIELKAVRQSIADKEKREAELKQMLQQAMGDAGRAEFSSGYVSWRKAKDSIGLDVAQLLQDKPYLQAKYPLLKPGARRFLVG